The following coding sequences are from one Eucalyptus grandis isolate ANBG69807.140 chromosome 11, ASM1654582v1, whole genome shotgun sequence window:
- the LOC104429723 gene encoding profilin-like, producing MAPDFSVLQLTTEERIAIMREFDEPGMLTTIGLYLGGTKYVVTGVKPGDVIRAYKRPQYVTIKKTGAALVIGIYGNLATSRLCNVIVERVGDDLIKRGY from the exons ATGGCCCCGGATTTCTCTGTTCTGCAGCTTACGACCGAAGAGAGAATCGCCATCATGCGCGAATTCGATGAACCTGGGATGCTCACTACCATCGGACTCTACCTTGGCGGCACCAAGTACGTGGTGACCGGAGTCAAACCTGGTGATGTTATTCGGGCATATAAG CGGCCTCAATATGTGACCATCAAGAAGACGGGTGCGGCCTTGGTCATTGGCATCTATGGCAACCTTGCGACTTCCAGATTGTGCAACGTGATTGTTGAGAGGGTGGGTGACGACTTAATCAAGCGGGGCTATTAG